One stretch of Methermicoccus shengliensis DSM 18856 DNA includes these proteins:
- a CDS encoding metallophosphoesterase family protein — MNFVHTADIHLGFVQYGLMERFRDYARAFRQIVDYALSQHVECVLICGDMFHHRSINSPTYVQAYRLLAPLKEAGIPVVAIEGNHDLALERDRYSWLAALEAQGLITLLNPTQNGIITHTQVGDTRIFGTRWLGSSTAHHIPRIAEEIAAIEKAEHTVLMMHCALEGTSIRSGVVPMGSLMQLKEHVDYLALGHYHIPFERDGWIYNPGSPEMVSLGDLADVRGFYHATEEGATFVPISPRPVLEVCVDATGITTPEELYERIAEQTAAAVKGQTPDKPIVVLTIEGTLGLSSSALSTSRMVDAVQGVCDALTVRPRMKTSRPQLVPLRGAHALRMEEVERQVLMELASADGRYAGIEGLADALLEIKRHAALGERERARALIDELLRRQRSADKGD; from the coding sequence TTGAACTTCGTACACACCGCAGACATTCATCTGGGGTTTGTCCAGTACGGGCTGATGGAGCGCTTTAGGGACTATGCGAGGGCGTTCAGGCAGATAGTGGACTATGCCCTCTCACAGCACGTGGAATGTGTGCTCATCTGTGGGGACATGTTCCACCACAGGAGCATAAACTCCCCCACGTACGTGCAGGCATACAGGCTGCTCGCCCCCCTCAAGGAGGCGGGCATTCCAGTGGTGGCGATAGAGGGCAACCACGACCTTGCGCTCGAGAGGGACAGGTACAGCTGGCTTGCCGCCCTCGAGGCACAGGGGCTGATAACGCTGCTCAACCCCACACAGAACGGCATCATCACCCACACACAGGTGGGGGACACGAGAATATTCGGCACCCGCTGGCTTGGAAGCTCCACCGCCCACCACATTCCAAGGATTGCAGAGGAGATTGCCGCCATAGAGAAGGCAGAGCACACGGTGCTCATGATGCACTGCGCTCTGGAGGGCACGTCCATCCGGAGCGGTGTGGTGCCCATGGGGTCGCTGATGCAGCTCAAGGAGCACGTGGACTACCTTGCCCTCGGGCACTACCACATACCCTTCGAGAGGGATGGGTGGATATACAACCCCGGAAGCCCTGAGATGGTGTCCCTCGGAGACCTTGCGGATGTGCGGGGGTTCTATCATGCCACCGAGGAGGGTGCCACATTCGTGCCCATCAGCCCAAGGCCCGTGCTCGAGGTGTGCGTGGACGCCACGGGAATCACCACTCCAGAGGAGCTCTACGAGCGCATAGCAGAGCAAACGGCTGCGGCAGTAAAGGGGCAGACGCCAGACAAGCCCATCGTGGTGCTCACAATAGAGGGCACGCTCGGGCTTTCGTCCTCTGCCCTCTCGACATCGCGCATGGTGGATGCGGTGCAGGGCGTGTGCGATGCCCTCACGGTGAGGCCGAGGATGAAGACGTCCCGTCCGCAGCTCGTGCCCCTGAGGGGTGCACACGCCCTCAGGATGGAGGAGGTGGAGAGGCAGGTGCTAATGGAGCTTGCGAGCGCAGATGGAAGGTATGCGGGCATCGAGGGGCTCGCAGATGCCCTGCTCGAGATAAAGCGGCATGCAGCCCTTGGAGAGAGGGAGAGGGCACGCGCACTCATCGATGAGCTGCTTCGGAGGCAGAGGAGTGCTGATAAGGGAGATTGA
- a CDS encoding AAA family ATPase translates to MSCFGGRGVLIREIELTNVKSYRHQRMEFLPGVNGIIGENGSGKSTILEAIGYVLFDFLPYRKRDFLRRGAKNGSVRLVVEGDDGAIYEIVRGVGSNTTYTLSCPRNGIDVSGVQDVKHVIAERLLPAIPQKQLSPMFEQLIGVPQGSFFSTFLLPPASRKEQFNRILRVDEYDRAYENLREVEADVREDISALSQRAAELEALTREYPSLVEADRVLRRMLREGRAELEECRSWVDATRQWLEELEQVVDDIRNTKHEMELAMKEAEGTRGELEVVGREFEEAKKARERLKQLEPQFLEHEKLQKEIERLEEARREMEELLRMKERCGAVASELAARLEGRERLEQRRRALEERCRQLDTAPEQLSSLTAVRERLMELGLRRDELTRDIQRTEQQLSELDCLSRELKQLESTLLSLRELSKQERELSEELARVRALAAQMDSEKRQLEERMRISGRGRECPILEHTECPMVESFERYFEREIALRERRTEEARARMAVLERKLAALGEPTRRAAQLEGEMEEKRRRLSLLSSLREELSSKKQELAEVERAIWRAADELGVPILASDITSLMEHVEERVEEARAGVDELRRCQMELSSVEEELSEMEELEARLHTVNQRLSGIDRSLEEMREVPERLSQSKRRLAELEQPYREYIAEMERARRYEELHTRRMELEMRLQVLRSKTEELQRNYEQLVEHYSDEEHLDAYQSLVHMEERRAQLERAVELLDDRRAGVLKRLAHMEELVEELTSVREQLEERERMHAFVQFVRETLRRAAPLVIRRVVRDVSEEANQIFCEAMGSYTQQLIWSDDERSLYDIQLREGAEVRSFRQLSGGEQMCASIAVRLALLKMLSDSDVVFLDEPTANLDEQRRENLSDEVLSIRGFEQIFVITHDDSFSDKYDHTVHLRKVDGESVVSSSKRTPF, encoded by the coding sequence ATGAGCTGCTTCGGAGGCAGAGGAGTGCTGATAAGGGAGATTGAGCTCACGAATGTGAAGTCATACCGCCACCAGAGGATGGAGTTCCTTCCCGGCGTGAACGGCATAATAGGGGAGAACGGGAGCGGAAAGAGCACCATCCTCGAGGCAATTGGGTACGTGCTGTTCGACTTTCTGCCCTACAGGAAGAGGGACTTTCTGCGAAGGGGGGCAAAGAATGGCAGCGTCAGGCTGGTGGTGGAGGGAGACGATGGCGCCATATACGAGATTGTTAGGGGCGTGGGCTCAAACACCACGTACACCCTCTCGTGCCCGAGAAATGGCATCGACGTGAGTGGTGTGCAGGATGTGAAGCACGTGATAGCGGAGAGGCTGCTCCCCGCAATTCCTCAAAAGCAGCTCTCGCCCATGTTCGAACAGCTGATAGGCGTCCCTCAGGGCAGCTTTTTCTCCACGTTTTTGCTCCCCCCTGCATCACGAAAGGAGCAGTTCAACCGCATCCTCAGGGTGGACGAGTACGACAGGGCATACGAGAACCTGAGGGAGGTGGAGGCGGATGTGAGGGAGGACATTTCTGCCCTGAGCCAGCGGGCAGCAGAGCTCGAGGCGCTCACGAGGGAGTACCCCTCTCTCGTGGAAGCTGACAGGGTGCTAAGGCGCATGCTCAGAGAGGGGCGTGCAGAGCTCGAAGAGTGCCGCTCGTGGGTGGACGCAACGAGGCAGTGGCTCGAGGAGCTCGAGCAGGTGGTGGACGACATCAGGAACACGAAGCACGAGATGGAGCTTGCCATGAAGGAGGCAGAAGGGACGAGAGGAGAGCTCGAGGTGGTAGGCAGGGAGTTCGAGGAGGCAAAAAAAGCGCGGGAGAGGCTAAAGCAGCTCGAGCCACAGTTTTTGGAGCACGAAAAGCTCCAGAAAGAGATTGAAAGACTGGAGGAAGCTCGAAGAGAGATGGAGGAGCTGCTGAGGATGAAGGAGCGGTGCGGTGCTGTGGCATCCGAGCTTGCAGCAAGGCTCGAGGGAAGGGAGAGGCTCGAGCAGAGAAGAAGGGCGCTCGAGGAGAGATGCAGGCAGCTGGACACAGCCCCAGAGCAGCTCTCCTCCCTCACAGCGGTGAGAGAGCGCCTCATGGAGCTTGGGCTAAGGCGCGATGAGCTCACGAGGGACATCCAGCGCACAGAGCAGCAGCTCTCAGAGCTCGATTGCCTCTCTCGTGAGCTAAAGCAGCTCGAGAGCACGCTTCTTTCCCTTCGGGAGCTCTCCAAGCAGGAAAGGGAGCTCTCCGAAGAGCTCGCAAGGGTGCGGGCGCTTGCAGCCCAGATGGACTCTGAAAAAAGGCAGCTCGAGGAGAGGATGCGCATCTCTGGCAGGGGGAGAGAGTGCCCCATACTGGAGCACACCGAGTGCCCAATGGTGGAGAGCTTCGAGCGGTACTTTGAGAGGGAGATTGCCCTCCGGGAAAGGCGCACCGAAGAGGCACGAGCCAGGATGGCGGTGCTGGAGAGAAAGCTCGCTGCGCTCGGTGAGCCCACGAGGCGTGCTGCCCAGCTGGAGGGCGAGATGGAGGAGAAGAGAAGAAGGCTCTCCCTTCTTTCGAGCCTGAGGGAAGAGCTCTCCTCGAAAAAACAAGAGCTTGCCGAGGTGGAGAGGGCGATATGGAGGGCTGCCGATGAGCTCGGCGTGCCCATCCTCGCATCCGACATCACCTCTCTGATGGAGCACGTGGAGGAGAGGGTGGAGGAGGCGAGGGCAGGGGTGGACGAGCTCAGGCGGTGCCAGATGGAGCTCTCCTCAGTGGAGGAGGAGCTCTCGGAGATGGAGGAGCTTGAGGCTCGGCTGCACACGGTAAACCAAAGGCTAAGTGGGATAGACCGCTCTCTCGAGGAGATGAGGGAGGTGCCAGAGCGACTGTCCCAGAGCAAGCGCAGGCTCGCAGAGCTGGAGCAGCCCTACAGAGAGTACATAGCCGAGATGGAGAGAGCCAGAAGGTACGAGGAGCTGCACACCCGCAGGATGGAGCTGGAGATGCGGCTTCAGGTGCTGCGCTCCAAGACAGAAGAGCTGCAGCGAAACTACGAGCAACTCGTGGAGCACTATTCTGACGAGGAGCACCTCGATGCATACCAGAGCCTCGTGCACATGGAGGAGAGGCGTGCACAGCTCGAGAGGGCAGTTGAGCTGCTCGATGACAGGCGCGCAGGCGTGCTGAAGAGGCTCGCCCACATGGAGGAGCTGGTAGAAGAGCTCACGAGTGTGCGAGAGCAACTCGAGGAGAGGGAGAGAATGCACGCCTTCGTGCAGTTCGTGAGGGAGACGCTGAGGCGGGCGGCACCACTCGTGATAAGAAGGGTGGTGAGGGACGTGAGCGAGGAGGCAAACCAGATATTCTGCGAGGCGATGGGCAGCTACACCCAGCAGCTCATATGGTCAGACGATGAGCGCTCGCTGTACGACATCCAGCTCAGGGAGGGAGCGGAGGTCAGGAGCTTCAGGCAGCTCAGCGGTGGGGAGCAGATGTGTGCCTCCATAGCGGTCAGGCTCGCCCTGCTGAAGATGCTCTCGGACAGCGATGTGGTGTTTCTGGACGAGCCCACCGCAAACCTCGATGAGCAGCGAAGGGAGAACCTGTCCGACGAGGTGCTGAGCATCAGGGGCTTCGAGCAGATATTCGTGATCACGCACGACGACTCGTTCAGCGACAAGTACGACCACACGGTGCACCTGCGAAAGGTGGATGGTGAGAGCGTTGTGAGCAGCTCTAAGCGAACACCTTTCTGA
- a CDS encoding phosphoglycerate kinase, whose amino-acid sequence MDTHRKTERLMQEQSEYLTLSDIELAGKSVLVRVDLNSPMDPRGVILDDMRFRSHLSTLRELSECRVVLLAHQSRPGKRDFTTMEPHARLLSRLLGKRVVYVDDIFGSHARSSIERMQDGDVLLLENVRFYSEETLKRSAEEHATTHMVRRLAPYFDVFVNDAFSVCHRPHLSVIGFTPLLPSVAGKVVERELHYLGKGVQSDTPVLFVLGGAKAEDSLKVMENILGRNPKSRILTAGLVANLLLHARGIDLGAPNVEVLRSTGLLEYAEQAAELLQQHGGRIELPVDFGVDRDGERENVRVEELPVPYLIKDIGIETMATFSERIESAQVVVMNGPAGVIEEEEYKVGTFELLKAATKAGCSLIGGGHISAAVDDAGLRHRLTHVSTGGGAAIEFLSGESLPGIEALKRAAQRHRKQR is encoded by the coding sequence ATGGACACACACAGAAAAACGGAGAGGCTTATGCAGGAGCAGTCCGAGTATCTCACACTTTCGGATATCGAGCTTGCTGGCAAGAGTGTGCTCGTGAGGGTGGACCTCAACTCCCCCATGGACCCGAGGGGGGTCATACTGGACGACATGCGATTTAGAAGCCATCTTTCCACCCTGCGGGAGCTGTCGGAGTGCAGAGTGGTGCTGCTGGCACACCAGTCGAGGCCGGGAAAGCGAGACTTCACCACGATGGAGCCCCATGCCAGGCTACTCTCGAGGCTGCTTGGGAAGAGGGTGGTGTACGTGGACGACATCTTTGGCTCCCATGCCCGCTCCAGCATAGAGCGGATGCAGGATGGGGATGTGCTGCTGCTGGAGAACGTGAGGTTCTACTCGGAGGAGACGCTGAAGCGCTCGGCAGAGGAGCACGCCACCACCCACATGGTCAGAAGGCTTGCCCCCTACTTTGATGTGTTCGTGAACGATGCGTTCTCGGTGTGCCACCGTCCCCACCTCTCGGTCATAGGGTTCACGCCCCTCTTGCCCTCGGTTGCGGGAAAGGTGGTGGAGAGGGAGCTGCACTACCTCGGCAAGGGAGTGCAGAGCGATACTCCAGTGCTGTTCGTTCTTGGAGGGGCAAAGGCAGAGGACTCGCTTAAGGTAATGGAGAACATCCTCGGGAGAAACCCAAAGAGCAGGATACTCACTGCTGGGCTCGTGGCAAACCTGCTGCTGCATGCGAGGGGCATCGACCTTGGAGCTCCAAACGTGGAGGTGCTGAGGTCCACGGGGCTGCTGGAGTATGCCGAGCAGGCAGCAGAGCTGCTGCAGCAGCATGGTGGGAGAATAGAGCTTCCAGTGGACTTTGGTGTGGACAGAGATGGAGAGAGGGAGAATGTGCGTGTGGAGGAGCTGCCAGTGCCATATCTCATAAAGGACATCGGGATAGAGACGATGGCCACGTTCTCCGAGAGGATAGAGAGTGCGCAGGTGGTGGTGATGAACGGCCCAGCTGGTGTGATAGAGGAGGAGGAGTACAAGGTGGGCACGTTCGAGCTGCTCAAGGCAGCCACCAAGGCGGGCTGCTCCCTCATCGGGGGAGGGCACATCTCTGCTGCGGTGGACGATGCAGGGCTTCGCCACAGGCTCACCCACGTGAGCACTGGGGGCGGAGCCGCCATAGAGTTCCTGAGCGGAGAGAGCCTCCCGGGCATCGAGGCGTTGAAGAGGGCTGCACAGCGGCACAGAAAGCAGAGATAG
- a CDS encoding NAD(P)/FAD-dependent oxidoreductase: MRVVVVGGGIAGAELIRCASAHEALELVLIEPKPRIECQALYPELLSGKVSVEDITAPLKPFCERVGATLISERAISLEEGVVVCERSRVEYDVVVVATGATQNYYGIRGAERAFSIHTLEHALRARQFIESHSPERIVIVGSGLTGVETACELAESLDATIYIVEMMDRVLPTFPERTSSLVGKTLESRGVRVLTSLGVCAIEEEGVALSDGSVLECDMVIWTAGIRPSSFVESLSLPKRNGWLLTDRYLRVREDVFVIGDNAWVEVDGKIATKTGMEAERQARHTAENLARLERGTPLFPYRVRASTDSPVALISTGCGCAVGVYGRMCITMPSRLIYAVKSWIDRSFIRRFR, encoded by the coding sequence ATGCGGGTAGTGGTCGTGGGAGGCGGCATTGCGGGAGCCGAGCTGATACGGTGTGCGAGCGCACATGAGGCGCTGGAGCTCGTGCTCATCGAGCCAAAGCCCCGTATAGAGTGTCAGGCGCTCTATCCAGAGCTTTTGAGCGGGAAGGTGAGCGTGGAGGACATCACCGCTCCCCTGAAGCCCTTTTGCGAGCGGGTGGGTGCAACGCTCATCAGCGAGCGGGCGATATCGCTCGAGGAGGGGGTGGTGGTGTGCGAGCGCAGCAGAGTGGAGTACGACGTGGTGGTGGTCGCCACGGGTGCCACCCAGAACTACTATGGCATCAGGGGAGCAGAGCGCGCATTCTCAATACACACCCTCGAGCATGCCCTCAGGGCGAGACAGTTCATAGAGAGCCACAGTCCAGAGAGAATAGTCATCGTGGGCTCTGGGCTCACTGGTGTGGAGACCGCATGCGAGCTTGCCGAGAGCCTCGATGCCACCATATACATCGTGGAGATGATGGACAGGGTGCTGCCCACGTTCCCAGAGCGCACGTCCTCGCTGGTGGGAAAGACGCTCGAGAGCAGGGGGGTCAGGGTGCTCACATCTCTTGGGGTGTGTGCAATCGAGGAGGAGGGTGTGGCGCTCTCCGATGGCTCGGTGCTGGAGTGCGACATGGTGATATGGACCGCTGGCATACGACCCAGCAGCTTCGTGGAGAGCCTCTCCCTGCCCAAGCGCAATGGCTGGCTGCTCACCGACCGTTATCTCAGGGTAAGGGAGGACGTGTTTGTCATCGGGGACAATGCATGGGTGGAGGTCGATGGAAAGATTGCCACCAAGACGGGGATGGAGGCAGAGCGGCAGGCAAGGCACACCGCGGAGAACCTCGCAAGGCTCGAAAGGGGCACACCCCTCTTTCCATACAGGGTGAGGGCGAGCACTGACAGTCCGGTGGCACTCATCTCCACTGGGTGCGGGTGCGCCGTGGGGGTGTATGGGAGGATGTGCATCACCATGCCCTCGAGGCTGATATATGCCGTGAAGAGCTGGATAGACAGGTCGTTCATAAGGCGGTTCAGGTAG
- a CDS encoding DNA polymerase II large subunit, giving the protein MWGVERYFRLLEDELNRAIAIASAAKQRGEDPETHCEIPPAKDIAERVESLLGIGGLARHLRALEERFSSREEVALQLGVDIATGKVCEFPSRLQALESGVRAAVALLTEGVVAAPLEGIARIEIDRNDDGTEFVRIYYAGPIRSAGGTAQALSVLVADYIRRQLGIDRYKPREEEIERYVAEIPAYERLVNLQYLPTEEEIRTIVKNCPVCIDGEGTEREMVEGYAYIPRVSTPYIRGGMALVIAEGIALKAPKLKKYVSKLHLDGWEFVDRLIHEPAAPSAEDEEEGKVGIQPRMKYMQDMLAGRPVFSHPMARGGFRLRYGRSRNTGFAAAGVHPATMAVLGEFLACGTQMKVERPGKAAGIAPVDSIEGPTVLLHDGSVVRIESYEQAVQLRGSIRKILDVGEILINYGDFLENNHPLVPAGYCVEWWEQELVRAGGSVPEHVDEDTAWQLSDQWGIPLHPAYTFMWHDIAPEDVLFLREYLAPFFQEGTLRIPVGTDGDFRRAKHLLELLLVPHTVEEGYVVVHHATTLYRCLGIGKDAPPSEPPSEPPSEPPSEDTLSLVSQLSGVPIRNRAPVRIGARMGRPEKSKERKMQPPPHVLFPLGEAGGRGRLFREALDKGGTIEVEVRTMVCPECGKQSFRARCSSCGVRTQPVGRCAIHGLQVGSDVCSVCGQPTRTYAQQKIDLRSYLGEVLQRLGEREPPNLKGVIGLTSGSKVPEPLEKGVLRAKHSLSVFKDGTIRYDMTDLPLTHFIPREIGVDVETLRRLGYEHDIEGKPLTSEEQVVELFVQDIIVPHSCGDYLLRVSRFVDELLEKYYGLEPFYNASSREDLIGHLVIGLAPHTSAGVLGRIIGFTSASVGYAHPFFHAAKRRNCDGDEDCVMLLMDGLLNFSRRYLPDKRGGKMDAPLVLTTFINPLEIDSEAHNMDVDARYPLEFYEATQRLVSPKELQGVVHTVKDYLGTPHQYTGFSFTHPTSNIALGPKNSAYKVLGTMAEKMEAQLELAKKLRCVDERDVAERIIKSHFLPDLIGNLREFSRQGVRCVKCNAKFRRPPLSGVCTKCGGGLTLMVHEGSVKKYLEMSLKVAEQFNVSSYTRQRLRLIAEDIADMFDNERTKQVDLSEFM; this is encoded by the coding sequence GTGTGGGGCGTGGAGCGCTATTTTAGGCTACTGGAGGATGAGCTCAACAGGGCGATTGCCATAGCGAGTGCCGCAAAGCAGAGGGGAGAGGACCCAGAGACCCACTGCGAGATTCCGCCAGCCAAGGACATCGCCGAGAGAGTGGAGAGCCTGCTCGGGATAGGGGGCTTGGCACGGCACCTGCGCGCTCTTGAGGAGCGGTTCTCGTCCAGAGAGGAGGTGGCGCTCCAGCTGGGCGTGGACATAGCCACTGGAAAGGTGTGCGAGTTCCCATCGAGGCTGCAGGCGCTGGAGAGCGGCGTCAGGGCTGCGGTGGCACTGCTCACCGAGGGGGTGGTGGCTGCTCCCTTGGAGGGCATAGCGAGGATAGAGATAGACAGGAACGACGATGGCACCGAGTTCGTGCGCATATACTATGCTGGACCCATCCGCAGTGCTGGGGGAACGGCACAGGCTCTCTCGGTGCTCGTGGCAGACTACATCAGAAGGCAGCTTGGCATAGACCGCTACAAGCCCCGCGAGGAGGAGATAGAGAGGTATGTGGCAGAGATACCCGCCTACGAGCGGCTCGTGAATCTGCAGTACCTGCCCACTGAGGAGGAAATACGCACCATCGTGAAGAACTGTCCAGTGTGCATCGATGGCGAGGGAACCGAGAGGGAGATGGTGGAGGGCTATGCCTACATCCCTCGGGTGTCCACGCCCTACATCCGTGGGGGCATGGCACTCGTCATCGCGGAGGGCATTGCCCTCAAGGCTCCAAAGCTGAAAAAGTACGTCTCCAAGCTGCACCTCGATGGCTGGGAGTTCGTGGACAGGCTGATTCACGAGCCTGCGGCGCCCTCTGCAGAGGACGAGGAGGAGGGCAAGGTGGGCATACAGCCGAGGATGAAGTACATGCAGGATATGCTGGCTGGAAGGCCCGTGTTCTCCCATCCCATGGCGAGGGGAGGCTTTAGGCTGCGCTACGGGCGCTCCAGAAACACGGGGTTTGCGGCAGCGGGCGTGCATCCAGCCACCATGGCGGTGCTGGGAGAGTTTCTGGCTTGCGGCACCCAGATGAAGGTGGAGCGTCCGGGAAAGGCGGCTGGCATCGCCCCAGTGGACTCCATAGAGGGGCCCACCGTATTGCTGCATGACGGAAGCGTGGTCAGGATAGAGAGCTATGAGCAGGCTGTGCAGCTTCGAGGCTCGATAAGGAAGATACTGGACGTGGGCGAGATACTCATCAACTACGGGGACTTTCTGGAGAACAACCACCCGCTGGTGCCAGCTGGGTACTGTGTGGAGTGGTGGGAGCAGGAGCTCGTGCGGGCTGGAGGCAGCGTGCCAGAGCATGTGGATGAGGACACTGCATGGCAGCTCTCCGACCAGTGGGGCATCCCGCTGCACCCAGCCTACACGTTCATGTGGCACGACATAGCGCCAGAGGACGTGCTCTTCCTTCGGGAGTACCTCGCCCCCTTCTTCCAAGAGGGGACTCTGCGCATCCCCGTGGGCACCGACGGCGACTTTCGCAGGGCAAAGCACCTTCTGGAGCTGCTGCTCGTGCCCCACACCGTTGAAGAGGGATATGTGGTGGTGCACCATGCCACGACGCTCTACCGCTGCCTTGGCATCGGCAAAGACGCCCCACCATCCGAGCCACCATCCGAGCCACCATCCGAGCCACCATCCGAGGACACCCTCTCCCTCGTGAGCCAGCTCTCTGGCGTGCCCATCAGAAACAGGGCTCCAGTGCGCATCGGGGCGAGGATGGGAAGGCCAGAGAAGTCCAAGGAGCGCAAGATGCAGCCGCCCCCCCACGTGCTGTTTCCGCTCGGAGAGGCTGGGGGCAGGGGAAGGCTGTTCAGGGAGGCACTCGATAAAGGGGGCACCATCGAGGTGGAGGTGCGCACGATGGTGTGCCCCGAGTGCGGAAAGCAGAGCTTTCGGGCGCGGTGCAGCTCGTGCGGGGTGCGCACCCAGCCAGTGGGGCGATGCGCCATCCATGGGCTGCAGGTGGGCTCTGACGTGTGCTCGGTGTGTGGACAGCCCACGAGGACGTATGCACAGCAGAAAATCGACCTGAGGAGCTACCTCGGAGAGGTGCTTCAGAGGCTGGGTGAGCGGGAGCCCCCAAACCTCAAGGGAGTGATAGGGCTCACCTCGGGCTCAAAGGTGCCAGAGCCCCTCGAGAAGGGTGTGCTGCGGGCAAAGCACTCCCTGAGCGTGTTCAAGGACGGCACCATCAGGTACGACATGACCGACCTTCCCCTGACGCACTTTATTCCGAGGGAAATCGGTGTGGATGTGGAGACTCTGAGGAGACTGGGATACGAGCACGACATCGAGGGCAAGCCCCTCACGAGCGAGGAGCAAGTGGTGGAGCTCTTCGTTCAGGACATCATCGTTCCCCATTCATGCGGGGACTATCTTCTCAGGGTATCGAGGTTCGTGGACGAGCTGCTCGAGAAGTACTACGGGCTGGAGCCCTTCTACAACGCCTCGTCGAGGGAGGACCTGATAGGGCACCTCGTGATTGGGCTTGCGCCCCACACCTCTGCTGGAGTGCTCGGACGCATCATAGGGTTCACGAGCGCATCGGTGGGCTATGCCCATCCCTTTTTCCATGCGGCAAAGCGCAGGAACTGCGACGGCGACGAGGACTGCGTGATGCTGCTCATGGACGGCCTGCTCAACTTCTCGAGGCGGTATCTTCCAGACAAGCGGGGCGGAAAGATGGATGCTCCGCTGGTGCTTACCACCTTCATAAATCCCCTCGAGATAGACTCCGAGGCGCACAACATGGACGTGGATGCCAGATACCCTCTGGAGTTCTATGAGGCGACGCAGAGGCTTGTCAGCCCGAAGGAGCTGCAGGGCGTGGTGCACACCGTGAAGGACTACCTCGGAACTCCGCACCAGTACACGGGCTTTTCGTTCACCCACCCCACATCGAACATCGCATTGGGTCCCAAGAACAGCGCCTACAAGGTGCTGGGAACGATGGCAGAGAAGATGGAGGCACAGCTCGAGCTCGCAAAGAAGCTCAGGTGTGTGGACGAGCGGGATGTTGCCGAGCGCATCATAAAGTCTCACTTCCTTCCGGACCTGATAGGCAACCTGAGGGAGTTCTCGAGACAGGGGGTGAGATGCGTGAAGTGCAATGCCAAGTTTCGCCGCCCACCTCTCTCTGGAGTATGCACCAAGTGCGGTGGTGGGCTCACCCTGATGGTGCACGAGGGCTCGGTGAAAAAGTACCTCGAGATGTCGCTCAAGGTGGCAGAGCAGTTCAACGTGTCGAGCTACACCCGGCAGAGGCTGAGACTCATTGCAGAGGACATCGCCGACATGTTCGACAACGAAAGAACGAAGCAGGTTGACCTCTCGGAGTTCATGTGA
- a CDS encoding ABC transporter ATP-binding protein yields MELKLVHVSKRFDGFVAVQDVSFTVSEGEFVCLLGPSGCGKTTILRMIGGLEEPTEGKILLDGKPLSYRGGDVGFVFQEYGLFPWRTVLKNVEFGLEILGVEKQERRRIARRYIEMVGLSKFENSYPHELSGGMKQRVGIARALATNPKLLLMDEPFGALDAQTRNILQEELIRIWMQEHKTVLYVTHSVDEAIFLADRVFVLTASPARLKREFRVDIERPRDRTSPEANALRKAILDQLTSEIMKASGH; encoded by the coding sequence GTGGAGCTGAAGCTGGTGCACGTCAGCAAGCGGTTCGACGGCTTCGTGGCGGTGCAGGACGTGTCGTTCACCGTGAGCGAGGGCGAGTTCGTGTGCCTTCTGGGCCCCAGCGGGTGCGGCAAGACCACCATCCTGCGCATGATTGGCGGGCTTGAGGAGCCCACCGAAGGAAAGATACTGCTTGATGGCAAGCCCCTCTCCTACAGGGGTGGGGACGTGGGGTTCGTGTTTCAGGAGTACGGGCTCTTTCCATGGAGGACGGTGCTGAAGAACGTGGAGTTCGGGCTGGAGATTCTGGGCGTTGAGAAGCAGGAGAGAAGGCGCATCGCCAGAAGGTACATCGAGATGGTGGGGCTCTCGAAGTTCGAGAACAGCTATCCCCACGAGCTCTCTGGTGGCATGAAGCAGAGGGTTGGCATCGCAAGGGCGCTCGCCACCAATCCCAAGCTGCTGCTCATGGACGAGCCCTTCGGGGCGCTCGATGCCCAGACGAGGAATATCCTGCAGGAGGAGCTGATACGCATATGGATGCAGGAGCACAAGACGGTGCTGTACGTGACGCACAGCGTGGACGAGGCGATATTCCTCGCAGACAGGGTGTTCGTGCTCACCGCAAGCCCTGCACGGCTGAAGAGGGAGTTCAGGGTGGACATCGAGCGGCCTCGGGACAGGACGAGCCCAGAGGCAAACGCCCTACGAAAGGCGATACTCGACCAGCTAACATCCGAGATAATGAAGGCGAGCGGGCATTAG